The region GATTAAAGCTTACAATACTGTCTTTGTGCCAGGCACTTCCAACAGATTTATACTCATCAAACACCCTCTTTTTATCACAAGAAAAAAGAAGAATAGCTGCCAAAAGAAGAATTCCGCTATTTTTTATTCTCATTTTTAGTATTCGTTATTGGTTTTCTGGGTTCAGCAGATTTATTATCATTTGAATTTTGCTTATTCGGATTGTTTTTATTCGAATTATGCTTTTTCTTATGATTTTGCTTATTTGGGTTGTTAGGCTTATTCGCATTATTACCATTATTCGGATTATTGTTTCCTGATGGTTTAGCGTTATTTGTATTTTTTTCCTGCTGTGGTTTTACCGGCGCAGCAACACCAGCCGCTTCAGCATTTTGTTTGCGTTTACGGTTTGGTTTTTTCTTTCTTTTTGGCTGGTCAAAACGAGTCAGACTCTCTTGTCCCATTGCGTTATTGAAATCTTTTTCAGGCTCTGCAACCACTTCAAGAGCAAAATCTTCTAAAGATGAAACTTTATTTTTCTGCTTGTTTTCTGCAATAATTTCTTTAACCTGATCAATTTTTAAAACATGCCAGTTTGCAAAATTGTTGGTGTAGGCAAACCACATCAGCCCTTTAAAAATATCTTGTTTCTGACAAACTGCATCGCCTTTTTCTGTGATCAGTTTCGTATCATAATCCGGAAAATCTTTTAAAGCGTCCATGTACGTATCTAATTCATAGTTTAGACAGCATTTTAATTTTCCACATTGACCTGCTAATTTTTGCGGATTCAAGGATAACTGCTGATAACGAGCCGCAGAAGTATTTACACTTCTAAAATCGGTCAGCCAGGTCGAGCAGCAAAGTTCACGTCCGCAAGAACCAACTCCGCCTAAACGAGCCGCTTCCTGACGGAAACCAACTTGTTTCATCTCTACTCTGGTACTGAATTCTTTAGCAAAATCTTTAATCAGCATTCTAAAATCGACACGATCATTTGCTGTGTAGTAAAATGTTGCTTTAGAACCGTCTCCCTGAAATTCGATATCCGAAATTTTCATTTCCAGTTTGTGCTGAATTGCCAATTCACGTGCACGAACTTTCATTGGTTCCTCACGATCACGTGCTACAGACCAGATATCAATATCTTTTTGAGATGCTTTTCTGTAAATTTTTGGCACTTCATTACTATCCGGATTAACTCCTTTTTTCTTCATTTGAATTTTAACCAATTCTCCTGTCAAAGTAACAATTCCAATATCATGTCCTGGCGATGCAACAGTTGCTACAATATCGCCAATACTTAAAGTTAATTTCTCTGAATTTCTAAAAAATTCCTTGCGTCCGTTTTTAAAACGAACCTCAACACAATCAAAAATTGCCTCTCCATTAGACGGACTCATGTTCGAAAGCCAGTCAAAAACCGTCAATTTATTGCAGCTATCGGTGCCGCAAGTCCCATTATTTTTACAACCTTTTGGTGCGCCACCATCTGAGGTTGAACAACTTGTACATGCCATAATTATATATGTAGTGCCACCAGAATGTGGCTTAAGTTCATAAACGTTTGATCGGTAAAGATAGTATTTTTTTTATTTGGCTATTTATAGATTAGTTCTAAAGGGTTGTTAAATAAAGAAAAGCCTTTTAACTTTTGCCTTATTGTATCATTTATATGCCTTAATGGTCTGGTTTTCTTATCGATTCTTTAAATACTTTTGAGATTCAAAATTAAAAAGAATGAACTTATTTAAAGTTGAATCAGCTTTTATTATACTAGTCCTGTTTGTCAGTTGTGCAAAAGAAGGTAAACCTTCTAAACAGGGTCAGTTACTTACTTTAGAACAAATTAAATCACTGGAAAAGGATCAATCCTGGAATGGGAAACTAGTGGAAATAGAAGGTTATCCTGCGTTTTGTGGCATGTTTGCCAATGTAAGATTAGGAGAAAAGAACAAAATGGAGATTAGAACAGAACAAGGTTGTAAAGGCGAAAAACTAATAGAGGCAAACTTGGAATTTGGAGGAGACAAGGTATTGCTTTTTGGAGAAAAAGAAAGAAATGTTGTTTTGGCATATGAAAATTTTTCAAATGAAACATTAAAATTCTGTACCGATGATTATCAGGAATTGCCAACTGGAAAACTCAAATTTAGTGGAACATTAATTTACATAAACAACACCTATTACTTAGATAACGTAACTATTCATAAATAAAAATCAATTAAAACAAACAAATTATGCAAAGTAAAGCAGCAAAAATAATTTTTTTAGTTCTTGTAGCCTTAGCAGGTGTAGGAGCTTTTTGGATGTACAAATTTGGGCCGGAAACATTTACCCATAATGAAACCAGAAAAAAATACGAAACTTACATACAAGCCGAGGGAACAATTGTAACCAAAGAATTAAGAGGAAGTGCTATTAAAAAAAATACTATTTGGGTAGTTCAGTTTAAAGACAAAGACGATAAATTACAAACCGTAAAAATCTTCGATAACACTACTATGGGAAAAGAAACTGGTGAGAAAATAATAGTTTACTATAATCCGACAGACCCGACAGAATGCATTGATGAACAAGAATACAATGATACAATGTAAATATTGCATCATAAAAGACAAAAGCCATTTCAAAATTGAAATGGCTTTTGTCTTTTTATCATTTCAGCATTCCTGTTTTTAACCTGATTTGAAAATCAAAAACCCTATTCTGTCACTTTTAAGCCTTAAAACGTCATTTTTACTTTTTATTCTGAAATATATTTATAAATTTTATGTTTTATCTTACAGCATCATTTATGAAGTCAATAATCACAGATCAAACTGCAGTCAAAATTTATCATCATTTTTAAATATATTTCAAATGCAAACACAAAACCAGATTGAAAATTTCCTTTTTCAGGGAAAATTTGATGAGGCCAGAGAATGCCTAAATAACAGAGAAACTTTTAACGAACAATACCTTCAAAATAATTTCTCTCAAATCGCCGCCAAAATAATCGAAGCCAAAGAAATTGATTTTATCGAAAGATTCATAAAAGCCGGTTTTATTGAAACGGATATCTACGAATTGGATAGTTTTGACAAATCGATATTCAATCCTCTTTCCAGAAATATCAAAAATGATGATGCATCTCTTTCTTTCTTCAAAGAAATCATGTCAAAAGTCGATAATGTGAATGACGAAATCAGCGATCAGACGTTATTGGGATACTGCATCGAGAAAGAAGCCGTTCCGGAAGTCATCAAAATTTTAATAGAAGATTTCGGCTGTAATGCCAATTACAAAAGCAATTCACAGGAAAATCTAATCCATAAAATCGTAAATAATTATTCTTTGAATGCTGAAAAAGGCACAGCATATATTAAAATACTTCTTGAAAACGGAGTTGACATCAATGAGAAAAATGTAGTTGGTACAACGCCATTGATGTACGCCATTAAAAGACATAAAAAAGAATACATTCCGATGTTATTAGAAAATGGAGCAGATCCAAATGAAAAAGACAATCAGGAAAACAGTTCTTTTTATTATGCGGTCGGCGAGCAGTTTTCTATTCCGATGTATGAACTTTTGGCCGAATCATCATCTGCTGATTTCAATAGCATCAATAAAGACGGAAGAACTTTACTGACTGAATTTATCCGAATGATGTCTGATTCTGAGTACGATTTAAACTCATTACAACGATTATTATCAGATGGTGCCGACTTAAATCACTGTGCTACTTATTACGGAAATCCAAAATCGGGTATCGATTATATTGCTGAGAAAAAATCGGGCATCCTAAAATCAGCATTAGACAGCGGGTCAATTGATGTGAACGAACAGGATAATCAGGGAAATACCATTTTACACAAAGTTTGTGCTTTCAATGTAAATTATGATGCAGAAGCTGCCAAAGAAATTTACAGAAAAGTAAAACTGCTTCTCGAAAATGGTGCCGATAAAGATATTACCAACGATAAAGACGAAACTGCGCTTACACTTGCTTCGGGAGATAATTTGAAAATAAAAACTGTTGAGCTTTTAATGAAAGCCTAAACTTATCCATTGTTAAAAAAAGTTTAAGCCACAGATTAAAGGATTAAAAAAATTCAAAATCTGCGAGAAAAAAAACAAACACATAGAAACATAGATTTTTGTTTTTGAATATAAAGAAGTTAGAAAGAAACTAGTTTCTCACACATAGAAAAGCTATGTGAATTTATGCAAGTGAAACGCCTTCTTTTAAGCTTCAATAAACTATGTTTCTATGTGTTTAAATATTATACCCAACTGATTTAATTTATATAAAACGAAGATTCTATGTCAATGTCATTTATAATTGCCTGTGAAAACGGCAACCGAAAAATAGCTGAATTGTTACTTCAAAACAAAGAAGTAGATGTAAAATATACGGATGAAAGAGGAAGAACCGCTCTTCATTATGCCGCACACAGAGGTTATCTGGATATTGTAAAAATATTAGTTGAAGACGGTGCCGATATCGATTATGAAGATCATGCAGGAGAAACGCCTTTGTTCTTTGCTTGTCTTCAAAAACAAAAACAAACTGCTTTATATCTTTTGGATAACGGAGCGAAAATTGAAATCAACGATAAAAACGGTAACAGCCTGTTACACTTGACCGTACAGACAGCTCAAGTTGAAATTGCAACAAAGTTGCTTGAAGCAGGAATCGATGTAAATCTACTGAATAACAATGGCGAAACACCACTTTTACTAGCTTCAGCAAGATTAAGCCGAGAAATTATTCAACTGCTTTTAGACAAAGGAGCTGATATAAATGCGACCGATAAACAAGGAAATACACCATTACTTTATGCTTGTTACACCAAATCGATCCCTATGGTTACGTTGCTTTTGGATAACGGAGCCGACATCAATCACGTAAATCATTCTGGTGAAAATGCGCTTTTGATTGCTTGTTACGAAACCAACCGAATGCTGGCTAAATTATTGGTCGAAAGAGGTGCCGATGTATTTACGTCAAACAACAACGGTTATTCTCCAATTTGGTACGCCTGCGCGAACAATCAAAAGGAAATTGTAGCCTTGTTTTTAGAAAATGGTGTTGATGTAAACTATAGCAAACCTGTTGCTGGCGATACTTCGTCAATGAATGATTATTTGGATTGGGTGGTAAGCGCTTCTAATATTTCGAATGAATCCAGCTTTACATTAAACAGCAGTTATACGTACGGCGGAGAAAGTCTGCTTCATGTTGCTACCAAAAAAGGAAACCTCAGCATGGTTAAATTACTTATTGAAGCCGGAGCCAATATCAATATCCAGGACGAATCAGGAAATACGCCTTTACATTACAGCGCCGCAAACGGAAAGAAAGATGTGGTTAAATATTTACTGGACAATAAAGCCGATGCTTCAATCGTAAACGTAAAAGAGCAAAAAGCAATTGATTATTCGAATGTAAAAGGTTTTAATGAAATTACAGAGTTAATTTTGAAATATGCTCCTTCCGGAACAACTATTACGCCAATTCAAACTTCTAAAGTTGAAGAACCAAAATCCGATGCTGGAAATGCTATGGAAGCAAAAAAGAAAGCTTTACTGGACTTAAAAGAGCTTTTGGATGCCGGAATTTTGACTTCAGAGGAATTTGATGCGGAAAAAAGTAAAATCTTAAAAGGATAAAAATAAAAACAACTCGTTGGGTTCAATTAATTCAAACACATAGAAACATAGATTTAGGATATCTACAAAGGCGTTTCACTTTATTCAAACAAACATAGTTGGCTATGTGTTAGAAACTGGTTTCTTTTTAATCCCTTTTTTAAAATAAAATCTATGTTTCTATGTGTTGAATAAAAAAACATGAATTACACCCAACGGATTAAAAACAATAAAATATGACAGACCAAATTAAAACAATCATTACCAATCTTGAACAATACATTCAAAAAGCATACGAAACGGGAGATAAATATGAATTTATAGATCCTGCTTACGAAATACGTGACGAATTGGAAGCGATGGAAGATAATTTCAACGCAATAGAACCCATTTTTGAACTTATTGAACGTAGTCCGGATATAGATTATGGTGGGCCAGGCCCGTTAGGCAGTTTTATGGAAAATTATTATAAAAACGGATACGAAGAACTGCTTTTACAGTCTATTGAACGTAAACCAACAGAATATACGTTAGGCTTATTGCATCGTCTTATAAATGATGACAATAATGCTGAACATCAAAAATATCTGGAGATAATGAAGAGTATTTCTGTAAATACAAAATACCCGCAAAACATTATCGACAATGCAAAAGACAGCTTGTCCTATTTTGAATAGATGAAAGAAAACTGAAATGAGCATTTCGAAAAACAAAATAAACCTTTATTAAACCTGAAAATACTTTCAGAAACCTACATTTTAACTTCGGAAGAGTTTGAAAGTGAAAAATAAAATCTTAAAAGGATAAATAATACAAAATGAAAAAAATCTTAAATACCACAATCCTATTCTTAGTATTAACCATCGGAAGTTTAGTCTCTTCCTCCTGTACCAACCTTTCGCCTGAAAAAACATTTGAAATTGCAGCGTTAAATGCCAACCTGTTGTCTCGTTTTGGCAGTAAAGAGATAAATGAAAAACT is a window of Flavobacterium crocinum DNA encoding:
- a CDS encoding ankyrin repeat domain-containing protein — its product is MQTQNQIENFLFQGKFDEARECLNNRETFNEQYLQNNFSQIAAKIIEAKEIDFIERFIKAGFIETDIYELDSFDKSIFNPLSRNIKNDDASLSFFKEIMSKVDNVNDEISDQTLLGYCIEKEAVPEVIKILIEDFGCNANYKSNSQENLIHKIVNNYSLNAEKGTAYIKILLENGVDINEKNVVGTTPLMYAIKRHKKEYIPMLLENGADPNEKDNQENSSFYYAVGEQFSIPMYELLAESSSADFNSINKDGRTLLTEFIRMMSDSEYDLNSLQRLLSDGADLNHCATYYGNPKSGIDYIAEKKSGILKSALDSGSIDVNEQDNQGNTILHKVCAFNVNYDAEAAKEIYRKVKLLLENGADKDITNDKDETALTLASGDNLKIKTVELLMKA
- a CDS encoding PSP1 domain-containing protein; this translates as MACTSCSTSDGGAPKGCKNNGTCGTDSCNKLTVFDWLSNMSPSNGEAIFDCVEVRFKNGRKEFFRNSEKLTLSIGDIVATVASPGHDIGIVTLTGELVKIQMKKKGVNPDSNEVPKIYRKASQKDIDIWSVARDREEPMKVRARELAIQHKLEMKISDIEFQGDGSKATFYYTANDRVDFRMLIKDFAKEFSTRVEMKQVGFRQEAARLGGVGSCGRELCCSTWLTDFRSVNTSAARYQQLSLNPQKLAGQCGKLKCCLNYELDTYMDALKDFPDYDTKLITEKGDAVCQKQDIFKGLMWFAYTNNFANWHVLKIDQVKEIIAENKQKNKVSSLEDFALEVVAEPEKDFNNAMGQESLTRFDQPKRKKKPNRKRKQNAEAAGVAAPVKPQQEKNTNNAKPSGNNNPNNGNNANKPNNPNKQNHKKKHNSNKNNPNKQNSNDNKSAEPRKPITNTKNENKK
- a CDS encoding DUF3592 domain-containing protein, whose translation is MQSKAAKIIFLVLVALAGVGAFWMYKFGPETFTHNETRKKYETYIQAEGTIVTKELRGSAIKKNTIWVVQFKDKDDKLQTVKIFDNTTMGKETGEKIIVYYNPTDPTECIDEQEYNDTM
- a CDS encoding ankyrin repeat domain-containing protein, whose product is MSMSFIIACENGNRKIAELLLQNKEVDVKYTDERGRTALHYAAHRGYLDIVKILVEDGADIDYEDHAGETPLFFACLQKQKQTALYLLDNGAKIEINDKNGNSLLHLTVQTAQVEIATKLLEAGIDVNLLNNNGETPLLLASARLSREIIQLLLDKGADINATDKQGNTPLLYACYTKSIPMVTLLLDNGADINHVNHSGENALLIACYETNRMLAKLLVERGADVFTSNNNGYSPIWYACANNQKEIVALFLENGVDVNYSKPVAGDTSSMNDYLDWVVSASNISNESSFTLNSSYTYGGESLLHVATKKGNLSMVKLLIEAGANINIQDESGNTPLHYSAANGKKDVVKYLLDNKADASIVNVKEQKAIDYSNVKGFNEITELILKYAPSGTTITPIQTSKVEEPKSDAGNAMEAKKKALLDLKELLDAGILTSEEFDAEKSKILKG